A window of Bombyx mori chromosome 2, ASM3026992v2 contains these coding sequences:
- the LOC134200377 gene encoding ATP-dependent DNA helicase pif1-like: MAHKHSLEALNRILKDIKNNDKLFGGTLLVLSGDFRQTLPVIPRSTYADEINACLKSSTLWRNVEIVQLKVNMRVQMLQDPSAETVSKQLLDIDDGKVTIAETGYIKLANDFCTIIDSQDALIEQIFPDVHTNYINLEWLAERAMLAAKNVDVDILNLKIQQLLPGDLVSYRSIDTVCDGTEAVNFPTEFLNSLDLPGMPPHNLQLKVGSPIILLRNLNPPRLRNGTRLVIKKIMKKVIEGTILNGKLRGENILIPRIPIIPTDH; this comes from the exons ATGGCACACAAACATTCGCTTGAGGCGTTGAACAGGATattgaaagatattaaaaataacgacAAACTATTTGGTGGCACTCTGTTAGTCCTTTCAGGTGACTTCAGACAAACACTTCCCGTCATTCCACGTTCAACATACGCTGATGAAATCAACGCCTGCTTAAAATCATCGACATTGTGGCGTAATGTTGAAATAGTACAGCTGAAAGTAAATATGCGCGTTCAAATGCTTCAAGATCCATCCGCTGAAACAGTCTCTAAACAACTATTAGATATCGATGATGGAAAAGTCACTATAGCTGAAACTGGATACATAAAATTAGCGAATGATTTCTGCACTATCATTGATTCGCAAGATGCTctcattgaacaaatatttcccGATGTACACACGAATTACATAAATCTCGAGTGGCTTGCAGAAAGAGCAATGTTAGCTGCAAAAAATGTGGACgttgacattttaaatctgaagatacaACAGTTATTGCCAGGGGACTTGGTATCATATAGATCTATTGATACAGTTTGCGATGGCACTGAAGCTGTAAATTTTCCAACAGAGTTTTTGAACTCACTGGATTTGCCAGGCATGCCACCACATAACTTACAATTGAAGGTTGGATCTCCAATTATTTTGCTTCGTAATTTGAACCCGCCACGGCTACGCAACGGTACGCGattagtcattaaaaaaataatgaaaaaagttatcgaaggcACCATTTTAAATGGCAAGCTTCGaggtgaaaatatattgataccacgaatacctattatacccacagat cattaa